One Xyrauchen texanus isolate HMW12.3.18 chromosome 44, RBS_HiC_50CHRs, whole genome shotgun sequence DNA segment encodes these proteins:
- the LOC127636896 gene encoding four and a half LIM domains protein 1-like — protein sequence MADRSNCFYCREDLGGKKFVRKDEKQVCVRCFDKFCANTCTECRRSISTDSKEVHHKGQYWHSDCFRCAKCYKNLAKESFSIKDDRILCGKCSSREDAPRCHGCYKPILAGTENVEYKGNSWHDECFTCYQCKKPIGSKSFLTKNDNIYCSPCHEKKFAKQCACCKKSITTGGVNYQDQPWHSECFVCSSCRKPLAGTSFTSHEEKVYCVDCYKCTVAKKCTSCNNPITGFGKATNVVNYQDGSWHEYCFNCKKCSLNLADKRFVSHNGEIYCTDCSKKV from the exons ATGGCAGACCGTTCCAACTGTTTTTACTGTCGCGAGGACCTCGGAGGAAAGAAGTTTGTGAGGAAGGATGAGAAGCAAGTCTGTGTGCGATGCTTCGATAAGTTCTGTGCCAACACCTGCACTGAATGTCGACGCTCAATCAGCACTGACTCTAAG GAGGTCCACCATAAGGGGCAGTACTGGCACTCGGATTGTTTCCGATGTGCCAAATGCTATAAGAACCTGGCTAAGGAGTCCTTCAGCATCAAGGATGACAGGATCCTGTGTGGAAAGTGTAGCTCACGTGAGGATGCCCCTCGCTGCCATGGCTGCTACAAGCCCATACTGGCAG GGACTGAGAATGTGGAATACAAAGGCAACTCATGGCATGATGAGTGTTTCACCTGCTATCAGTGTAAAAAGCCAATCGGCTCCAAAAGTTTCCTTACAAAAAATGACAATATCTACTGCAGCCCTTGCCACGAGAAGAAATTTGCCAAGCAATGTGCTTGCTGCAAAAAG TCCATTACCACAGGAGGTGTGAATTACCAGGACCAGCCATGGCACTCTGAGTGCTTTGTGTGTTCCTCCTGCCGAAAGCCTTTGGCTGGCACCAGTTTCACCTCCCACGAGGAAAAGGTCTACTGTGTGGACTGCTACAAATGCACTGTGGCCAAGAAGTGCACCAGCTGCAATAACCCCATAACAG GATTTGGAAAGGCTACGAACGTTGTGAACTACCAGGATGGCTCTTGGCACGAGTACTGTTTTAACTGTAAGAAGTGCTCCCTCAACCTGGCAGACAAGCGCTTTGTATCTCACAATGGAGAAATATACTGCACTGACTGCTCCAAGAAAGTGTAA